The following coding sequences lie in one Streptomyces sp. NBC_00510 genomic window:
- a CDS encoding YbjN domain-containing protein, with protein sequence MSIDPSSIPNFGGQPDPQPGPAGNVVIPDQDLVKQLLEQMELKYVVDEEGDLAAPWEEFRTYFMFRGEEDQQIFAVRTFYDRPYSIEDKPQLHEALDDWNRRTLWPKVYTHTHDDGTVRLIGEAQMLIGLGVGLEHFVSSTVSWVRASIEFEKWILEALGLEKDAESTDDDGDGED encoded by the coding sequence GTGAGCATCGACCCGTCCTCGATTCCGAATTTCGGGGGCCAGCCGGACCCCCAGCCCGGCCCTGCCGGGAACGTGGTCATTCCTGACCAGGATCTGGTCAAGCAGCTGCTGGAGCAGATGGAGCTCAAGTACGTCGTCGACGAGGAGGGCGACCTCGCCGCGCCGTGGGAGGAGTTCCGCACCTACTTCATGTTCCGCGGGGAGGAGGACCAGCAGATCTTCGCGGTCCGCACCTTCTACGACCGGCCGTACAGCATCGAGGACAAGCCTCAGCTGCACGAGGCGCTCGACGACTGGAACCGCCGCACCCTGTGGCCGAAGGTCTACACCCACACGCACGACGACGGCACGGTCCGTCTGATCGGCGAGGCCCAGATGCTGATCGGCCTCGGCGTCGGCCTGGAGCACTTCGTCTCCAGCACCGTCAGCTGGGTCCGGGCCTCCATCGAGTTCGAGAAGTGGATCCTCGAGGCCCTCGGGCTGGAGAAGGACGCGGAGTCCACGGACGACGACGGCGACGGCGAGGACTGA
- a CDS encoding pyridoxal phosphate-dependent aminotransferase, whose translation MTSSRPPLNRALAEFGTTIFAEMSALAVRTGAINLGQGFPDTDGPEEVREAAVRALRDGRGNQYPPGPGVPELRRAVAEHQLRFHGLGFDPDTEVLVTAGATEAIAAAMLGLLEPGDEVIAFEPFYDSYAACIAMAGARRVPLTLRAPTFRPDLDALRAAVTPRTRLLLLNSPHNPTGMVLTRQELTAIAELAVERDLIVVTDEVYEHLTYGTEHVPLASFPGMRDRTVTISSAGKTFSFTGWKVGWVTAAPVLVDAVRAAKQYLTYVSAGPFQYAVAEALRLPDAYYRDFREDLRRKRDLLSDGLEAAGFRVFRPEGTYFVTTDIRPLDEKDGLAFCRALPERCGVVAVPNVIFYDDAEEGRSLVRFAFCKREDVLRESVERLRRL comes from the coding sequence ATGACCTCCTCGCGACCCCCGCTCAACCGCGCACTCGCCGAGTTCGGGACCACGATCTTCGCCGAGATGTCCGCCCTCGCCGTCCGCACCGGTGCGATCAACCTGGGCCAGGGCTTCCCGGACACCGACGGCCCCGAGGAGGTGCGCGAGGCCGCCGTGCGCGCGCTGCGCGACGGCCGCGGCAACCAGTACCCGCCCGGGCCCGGCGTGCCCGAACTGCGCCGGGCCGTCGCCGAGCACCAGCTGCGCTTCCACGGGCTCGGCTTCGACCCCGACACCGAGGTGCTGGTCACCGCGGGCGCCACCGAGGCCATCGCGGCCGCCATGCTCGGGCTGCTGGAACCGGGCGACGAGGTGATCGCCTTCGAGCCCTTCTACGACTCGTACGCCGCCTGCATCGCCATGGCCGGCGCCCGCCGCGTCCCGCTCACCCTGCGCGCGCCCACCTTCCGCCCGGACCTGGACGCCCTGCGCGCGGCGGTCACCCCGCGGACCCGGCTGCTGCTGCTCAACAGCCCGCACAACCCGACCGGCATGGTCCTCACCCGGCAGGAGCTGACGGCGATCGCGGAGCTGGCCGTCGAACGCGACCTGATCGTGGTCACCGACGAGGTCTACGAGCACCTGACGTACGGCACGGAGCACGTGCCGCTCGCGTCCTTCCCGGGGATGCGCGACCGCACGGTCACCATCTCGAGCGCGGGCAAGACGTTCTCGTTCACCGGCTGGAAGGTCGGCTGGGTGACCGCCGCCCCCGTCCTGGTCGACGCGGTGCGCGCGGCCAAGCAGTACCTGACGTACGTGAGCGCGGGGCCGTTCCAGTACGCCGTGGCCGAGGCGCTCCGGCTGCCGGACGCCTACTACCGGGACTTCCGCGAGGACCTGCGGCGCAAGCGGGACCTGCTCTCCGACGGCCTGGAGGCGGCCGGGTTCAGGGTCTTCCGCCCGGAGGGCACGTACTTCGTGACCACCGACATCCGGCCGCTCGACGAGAAGGACGGCCTGGCGTTCTGCCGGGCGCTGCCCGAGCGCTGCGGGGTGGTGGCGGTGCCGAACGTGATCTTCTACGACGACGCGGAGGAGGGCCGCAGCCTCGTGCGCTTCGCCTTCTGCAAGCGCGAGGACGTGCTGCGGGAGAGCGTGGAGCGGCTGCGCCGGCTCTGA